A single Garra rufa chromosome 9, GarRuf1.0, whole genome shotgun sequence DNA region contains:
- the efna1b gene encoding ephrin-A1b, whose amino-acid sequence MDFLWLLCVAVSVSAWYASAERHSVYWNSTNANFLWDDYAVEVRINDYLDIICPHYARGEIPSQEAERYVLYMVELEDYENCKPQSFDQLRWECSRPFAPHAPEKFSEKFQRFTPFTLGKEFRQGESYYYISKPLHHHGQECLRLKVDVVGPHGSKNKNKKKTMDKDEELEGKMAAGGVHNPSNRLPADDPIAMIPVVQRSVGSSGVRIAPVSSFVTLISIFLFLLLH is encoded by the exons ATGGATTTTCTGTGGCTGCTGTGCGTTGCGGTGAGCGTCAGCGCCTGGTACGCGTCTGCGGAGCGACACAGTGTTTACTGGAACAGCACGAACGCAAA TTTCCTATGGGATGATTACGCCGTGGAGGTCCGCATTAATGACTACCTAGACATCATCTGCCCTCACTACGCACGTGGCGAGATCCCATCCCAGGAGGCAGAGCGGTACGTGCTCTACATGGTGGAGCTGGAGGACTATGAGAACTGCAAGCCGCAGTCCTTCGACCAGCTGCGCTGGGAGTGCTCCAGGCCGTTCGCTCCTCACGCTCCAGAGAAGTTCTCCGAGAAGTTCCAACGTTTTACTCCCTTCACTCTGGGGAAAGAGTTCCGCCAGGGAGAGAGTTATTACTATATTT CCAAGCCTCTTCACCATCATGGGCAGGAGTGTTTGAGACTGAAAGTGGATGTTGTTGGACCTCATG GTTCCAAGAACAAGAACAAGAAGAAGACCATGGACAAAGATGAGGAATTAGAAGGAAAGATGGCTGCTGGTGGAGTCCATAACCCATCAAACAGGCTTCCAGCAG ATGACCCTATTGCCATGATCCCAGTTGTGCAGAGGAGCGTGGGCAGTTCGGGAGTTCGCATTGCTCCCGTCTCAAGTTTCGTCACGTTGATCTCTATATTCCTCTTCTTGCTTCTCCACTGA
- the slc50a1 gene encoding sugar transporter SWEET1: MDFLQVLSCACIIFTVGMFTTGFTDLKKMKATQSADNVQFLPFLTTCLNNLGWLYYGLLKGDGTVISVNIIGAFLQTLYIITYCHYTKDKRRVFSQTLLMVIVLCVGWVYFSVVIPPGEAQLSQLGLACSVFTISMYLSPLADLLDIMRSRSVERLSFSLTIATFFTSTSWTLYGLQLNDYYIMVPNTPGIFTSLIRFVLFWWFGAVIPNKPSYKLIQI, encoded by the exons ATGGATTTTCTGCAGGTGCTATCATGTGCGTGCATCATATTCACCGTCGGGATGTTCACGACGGGATT CACAGACTTGAAGAAAATGAAAGCCACACAGAGTGCAGATAACGTCCAGTTTCTGCCCTTCCTCACCACATGCTTGAA tAATCTAGGTTGGCTGTACTATGGATTATTAAAGGGAGATGGAACAGTCATATCTGTAAACATCATTGGGGCCTTTTTACAGACTTTATATATCATCACCTACTGTCATTATACCAAAGACAAG AGGCGAGTGTTCTCGCAGACGCTGTTGATGGTGATTGTGTTGTGTGTAGGCTGGGTGTATTTTTCTGTGGTGATTCCTCCTGGAGAAGCTCAACTCTCTCAGCTGGGCCTCGCCTGCAGTGTGTTCACCATCAGTATGTACCTCTCTCCGCTTGCTGATCTT CTGGATATCATGCGAAGTAGGTCTGTGGAGCGCTTGTCTTTTTCCCTGACCATCGCTACATTTTTCACATCCACGTCATGGACGCTGTATGGCCTTCAACTGAATGACTATTATATCATG GTGCCCAACACCCCTGGTATCTTTACTAGCCTCATCCGCTTCGTCCTCTTCTGGTGGTTCGGAGCTGTCATTCCAAACAAGCCCTCCTATAAACTGATCCAAATCTGA
- the LOC141342116 gene encoding uncharacterized protein, whose translation MAQFGHLVAVLSLSLLAVVVNSQQNTPPPPPRLGQEICTYYTQSGTLLLDGPRVFEMMLIEFGRSIQTLNPMVTQQWMDDVDEDHDKRLNLPECSRLVQRVSDSIQRPPGQP comes from the exons ATGGCACAATTTGGCCATCTGGTGGCAGTGTTGAGCCTAAGCCTGCTGGCTGTTGTGGTAAACTCCCAAC AGAACACCCCCCCACCTCCTCCTCGTTTGGGACAAGAGATCTGCACATACTACACTCAAAGTGGAACCCTACTTCTGGACGGACCAAGGGTCTTTGAAATGATGCTGATTGAGTTTGGACGGTCAATCCAG ACCCTGAACCCTATGGTGACTCAACAGTGGATGGACGATGTAGATGAAGATCACGACAAACGCCTCAACCTGCCGGAGTGTTCCAGACTCGTCCAGAGAGTCTCTGATTCCATTCAAAGGCCTCCTGGACAGCCATAA